From Lolium perenne isolate Kyuss_39 chromosome 5, Kyuss_2.0, whole genome shotgun sequence, a single genomic window includes:
- the LOC127300333 gene encoding uncharacterized protein — translation METSQNKAPSCYNFLKKGLLLPSRNPRLFTAVCALFLAYTAPLHLANDLAIQPLNDAIQLDIQALNTTEPGSLEYSQLVQEIKNDAKELLLVGAGYLLFAVVVGSAVRIIVLFAAVCTYSDDQGTTTFGALLGQAKARIKGPLLTLAFVYVLEILLYALLLVVTTAAFPIMVLLVKQHSVALLFVALLPIVAAAVCLVYFSFLCSFSVVVAVAEPGCHGAAALSQAWRLVKGTRRQVVMYLSATSVLAIAVSPVHTLANTCAGNSVAIGLLLDFAYALLLALVQLFALCAMTAFYYERREIIHTHQLGATGYAKIPSTEEATA, via the coding sequence ATGGAAACCAGTCAAAACAAGGCACCTTCGTGCTACAACTTCCTAAAGAAAGGCCTCCTCCTGCCGAGCCGCAACCCGAGGCTATTCACAGCGGTCTGCGCCCTCTTCCTCGCGTACACCGCGCCGCTCCACCTCGCCAACGACCTCGCCATCCAGCCCCTCAACGACGCCATCCAGCTCGACATCCAGGCGCTCAACACCACCGAGCCCGGGAGCCTGGAGTACTCCCAGCTCGTGCAGGAGATCAAGAATGACGCCAAGGAGTTACTGCTCGTCGGCGCGGGGTACCTCCTGTTCGCCGTCGTCGTTGGATCCGCAGTCCGGATCATCGTTCTCTTCGCCGCCGTCTGCACCTACTCCGACGACCAGGGCACCACTACCTTTGGCGCGCTCCTCGGCCAAGCCAAGGCACGGATCAAGGGCCCCCTGCTCACGCTCGCCTTCGTCTACGTCCTGGAGATCCTACTCTACGCCCTCCTTCTGGTGGTGACGACAGCAGCTTTTCCCATCATGGTTCTCCTAGTGAAGCAACACTCCGTGGCTTTATTATTCGTGGCCTTGTTGCCCATCGTTGCTGCCGCCGTCTGCCTCGTCTACTTCTCTTTCCTCTGCTCTTTCAGCGTCGTCGTCGCGGTGGCCGAGCCCGGCTGCCACGGCGCAGCCGCGTTAAGCCAGGCGTGGAGGCTGGTCAAGGGGACAAGGAGGCAGGTTGTGATGTACCTGAGCGCTACCAGTGTCCTGGCCATCGCCGTATCGCCGGTCCACACGCTTGCAAATACGTGCGCGGGTAACAGCGTCGCCATCGGTTTGCTCCTGGATTTTGCGTACGCGCTTCTGCTGGCACTCGTGCAGCTCTTCGCCCTCTGCGCCATGACCGCGTTCTACTACGAGCGCAGGGAGATCATCCACACCCACCAGCTGGGGGCTACTGGATACGCAAAGATACCATCCACGGAAGAAGCAACCGCATGA